A window of Variovorax paradoxus EPS genomic DNA:
ATTCCCGCGTTGCGCGCGCTCAACCTGATGCCGCGCGTCGGCGCGAGCTTCAAGGCGCTGCGCGCCGCCTGGACCGACCCGACCACCCGCAAGGTGATGAAGCTGATGCTCCCCGCGTTGCTCGGCGTGAGCGTCGCGCAGATCTCGCTGCTCATCAACACGCAGATCGCCTCGCACCTCGCGACCGGCAGCGTGACTTGGGTGGTCAACGCCGACCGCTTGATGGAGTTCCCCACAGCAATGCTCGGCGTCGCGCTCGGCGTGGTGCTGATGCCGCAGCTGTCCAGCGCCCGCGCTGCCAAGGACGACGCGCGCTATTCCGCGCTCCTCGACTGGGGCCTTCGCCTCGTGGTGCTGCTCTCTGCCCCGTGTGCCATCGCGCTTTTGCTCTTCGCGCAGCCGCTGGTCGCTGTGCTCTTCCACAACGGCGCTTTCGGCGACGAGGACGTGAAACGCACCACCCTGGCGCTGATGGGCTACGGCGTGGGCCTGGTCGGCATCGTGGCCATCAAGATCCTCGCGCCCGGCTACTACGCAAAGCAGGACACGCGCACACCGATGCTGATCGCCGTGGGCGTGCTGGTATTCACTCAGGTGCTCAATTTCTTCCTGGTGCCGGTGCTGCAGCATGCGGCACTGACGCTCACGATCGCCATCGGCGCGCTGGTCAATGCAACCTGGCTGCTGGTGGGCCTCGTGCGCCGCGGCAGCTACAAGCCCGAACCCGGCTGGGGCAAGTTCACGCTGCAGGTTTTGGCCGGTACGCTGGTGCTGGCGGCTTTCCTGGTGTGGGGCGCACGCTATTTCGACTGGATCGGCCTGCGCGCGCAGCCCCTGCATCGCATCGGCCTCCTGGCCGGGCTCGTCGCGGGCGCCGCGCTGATCTATTTCGCCATCCTGGCGGCCGTTGGGGTGCGGCTGCGCAGTTTCATGCGCCGTTAGGCCGCCTGGCGATACCTGTGCAATACGCATGTGTCCCGCCTTGACGCTCCCCGGATGCTCCTCTACAAAGACACATGACGTTCACATTTCAGGTCCCAACCGCTCTGGAATATTTCGAATCGCTCGTCCGCAGCGATGACCATTTCCCGCTGCTCGAGGCGGCCGCCAGCCTGGCGCAAGACGAATACCCCGAACTCGATGTCCAGCAGGTCCTCGGCGACGTCGACCAACTCCTCGCCCGCCTGAAGCGCCGCCTCCCGGCCGACGCCGCACCGCTCGCCCGGCTGCGCGCGCTGAACCAGTTCTTCTTCAACGACCTGAACTTCGGCGGCAACGTCAACGACTACTACGACCCGGACAACAGCTACCTGAACGCCGTGCTGCGCACCCGCCGCGGCATTCCGATTTCGCTGGCGGTGCTGTGGATGGAACTGGCGCAGGGCCTGGGCCTGCAGGCACGCGGCATCGGATTTCCGGGCCACTTCATGCTCAAGGTCACGCTGCCCAAGGGGCAGGTGGTGATCGATCCGTTCACCGGCAAGTCGCTCTCGCGCGAAGAGCTTGGCGAGCGGCTGGAGCCCTACAAGCGCAGCAACGGGCTGGTCGGCGACTTCGACGTGCCGCTGGGCCTCTACCTGCAACCGGCCAGTTCGCGCGAGATCATTGGCCGCATGCTGCGCAACCTGAAGGAAGTGCACCGCGCGCAGGAAGACTGGCAGCGCGCCATCGCCGTGCAGGATCGCCTGATCGCGCTCTTGCCCAGCGCCTGGGGCGAGTACCGCGACCGCGGCATCGCGCACGCGGAGCAGGGCAACACCGCGCTGGCGGTGCACGACCTGGAGGTCTACCTGACCCACGCGGAGGACGCCCTGGACATCGACGCCATCGCCGAGCGCGTGGCCGCCTTGCGACGAACGGCCAACGGATGACCGCTAAGGCCGGCGTGAGCGGCGTGGGCGGCA
This region includes:
- the murJ gene encoding murein biosynthesis integral membrane protein MurJ is translated as MSLLKSASTVSLLTLASRITGLVRDVLFASVFGVSALTDAFNVAFRIPNLFRRVFGEGAFSQAFVPVLAGRKTESGEEGAKELIDHVATLLTWTLLVVCVAGVVGAPLLVWAMASGLKGFDAAIVMTRWMFPYIGFMSLVALAGGILNTWRKFAVPAASPVLLNLALIFSIVVGAPLFRRYGIEPIYAQCVGVLVGGVLQLALQIPALRALNLMPRVGASFKALRAAWTDPTTRKVMKLMLPALLGVSVAQISLLINTQIASHLATGSVTWVVNADRLMEFPTAMLGVALGVVLMPQLSSARAAKDDARYSALLDWGLRLVVLLSAPCAIALLLFAQPLVAVLFHNGAFGDEDVKRTTLALMGYGVGLVGIVAIKILAPGYYAKQDTRTPMLIAVGVLVFTQVLNFFLVPVLQHAALTLTIAIGALVNATWLLVGLVRRGSYKPEPGWGKFTLQVLAGTLVLAAFLVWGARYFDWIGLRAQPLHRIGLLAGLVAGAALIYFAILAAVGVRLRSFMRR
- a CDS encoding SirB1 family protein, with the protein product MTFTFQVPTALEYFESLVRSDDHFPLLEAAASLAQDEYPELDVQQVLGDVDQLLARLKRRLPADAAPLARLRALNQFFFNDLNFGGNVNDYYDPDNSYLNAVLRTRRGIPISLAVLWMELAQGLGLQARGIGFPGHFMLKVTLPKGQVVIDPFTGKSLSREELGERLEPYKRSNGLVGDFDVPLGLYLQPASSREIIGRMLRNLKEVHRAQEDWQRAIAVQDRLIALLPSAWGEYRDRGIAHAEQGNTALAVHDLEVYLTHAEDALDIDAIAERVAALRRTANG